The Sphaerisporangium siamense genome includes the window CCTGCGCGAACGCGGCAGGCTCGTCGACTTCCTCAACCAGAAGACCCTGTTCCCGCTGCGGGCCGAGTTCCACGACTACCTGGAATGGGCCGCCGCCCGGGTGGACCACCTGGTGGACTACTCCTCGGAGGTGCTCGCCGTCGAGCCGGTCACCTCCCCCGGCGGCGAGATCGCCTGGTTCGACGTGGTCGGCCGCGGCGCCGACGGCCGCACGGTCGTGCGCCGCGCCCGCAACGTCTGCCTGGCCGTCGGCATGGAGCCGCACCTGCCGCCGGACACCGTGCTGTCCGACCGCGTCTTCCACAACAGCGAGCTCGTCCCCCGCGTGGCCGCCCTGGTCGCGGGCGGCTCCCCGGTGCGGCGCGCGCTGGTGCTCGGCGCCGGGCAGAGCGCGGCCGAGGCCGTCGAATACCTGCATCGCTCGTTCGGCGACGCCGAGGTGTGCGCGGTGTTCGCCAAGTACGGCTTCACCCCGGCCGACGACAGCCCGTTCGCCAACCGTATCTTCGACCCCGAGGCGGTGGACGTCTACTTCAACTCCCCGCCCCACGTGAAGCGGTCGCTGTTCGACTACCACCGCGGCACCAACTACTCGGTGGTCGACATGGAGCTGATCGAGGCGCTGTACGCCACCAGCTACCGGGAGAAGGTGCAGGGCCGCGAACGGCTGCGCATGCTCAACGTCTCGCGCATCCGCGACGTGCGGGAGACCGGCGAGGGCCTGG containing:
- a CDS encoding lysine N(6)-hydroxylase/L-ornithine N(5)-oxygenase family protein; its protein translation is MNALPSGPDVVYDILGVGFGPSNLALAIALDEHNAKAGAADRLRAGFLERQPSFGWHRGMLIDDATMQVSFLKDLVTLRDPCSDYSFLCYLRERGRLVDFLNQKTLFPLRAEFHDYLEWAAARVDHLVDYSSEVLAVEPVTSPGGEIAWFDVVGRGADGRTVVRRARNVCLAVGMEPHLPPDTVLSDRVFHNSELVPRVAALVAGGSPVRRALVLGAGQSAAEAVEYLHRSFGDAEVCAVFAKYGFTPADDSPFANRIFDPEAVDVYFNSPPHVKRSLFDYHRGTNYSVVDMELIEALYATSYREKVQGRERLRMLNVSRIRDVRETGEGLEVTVEYLPTGEREVLAADILVHATGYRSRDISALLGEAAKLCLRDEEDGVRVGRDHRVAVAPPVTAGVYLQGGTEHTHGISSTLLSTTAIRAGEIRDSLLTHRATAAVLSPPR